The following proteins come from a genomic window of Brevibacillus antibioticus:
- a CDS encoding branched-chain amino acid ABC transporter permease, whose amino-acid sequence MTELLQYVANGLVSGGIYAIVAIGFITIYNVSKVINLAQGEFLMLGGMVTVALIGMNLPYGLAALLAILMVTMIGVLMQKYVIAYVKKANPISLIILTIGVSTLIRGIASFIWGKDAFALEPITSNEPISIGGVMIAQQSIWILAAVLIILFLLWYLMDKTILGKKINACSVNPMAARLMGISPTKMSMLAFAISGATGAIAGIVIAPLSVTSYDIGVLLGIKGFSAAILGGLGNPLGAAVAAFLLGIVESLGAGYISSGMKDAIAFLVLIGMLLIKPSGIFGERSVGKGGL is encoded by the coding sequence ATGACGGAATTGCTGCAGTACGTTGCAAACGGCCTTGTCAGTGGCGGGATTTACGCGATCGTAGCGATTGGTTTCATCACGATTTACAACGTGAGCAAGGTGATTAATCTGGCGCAAGGTGAATTTTTGATGCTGGGCGGAATGGTCACAGTTGCCCTGATTGGCATGAATCTCCCGTATGGATTGGCAGCATTGCTTGCGATCCTCATGGTCACCATGATCGGTGTTTTGATGCAGAAATATGTAATCGCTTACGTCAAAAAAGCTAACCCAATTAGTTTGATTATTTTGACGATAGGGGTATCCACACTAATTCGCGGCATTGCCAGCTTTATTTGGGGAAAAGATGCGTTTGCACTCGAACCGATTACGAGCAATGAGCCGATCTCGATCGGTGGCGTGATGATCGCACAACAAAGTATCTGGATTTTGGCTGCTGTTCTTATCATTCTTTTTCTACTTTGGTACTTGATGGACAAGACGATTCTCGGCAAAAAAATTAATGCCTGTTCGGTCAATCCGATGGCAGCTCGCCTGATGGGGATTAGCCCGACAAAGATGAGTATGCTGGCCTTTGCCATCAGTGGAGCGACAGGAGCGATTGCTGGAATCGTGATCGCGCCGCTTTCCGTAACGTCCTATGATATTGGCGTGCTGCTCGGAATCAAAGGCTTTTCCGCAGCCATTCTTGGCGGACTGGGAAATCCATTGGGTGCAGCCGTAGCTGCCTTTTTACTCGGGATCGTCGAGTCGCTGGGAGCTGGTTACATCAGCTCGGGTATGAAGGACGCGATCGCCTTTCTGGTGTTGATCGGCATGCTGTTGATTAAGCCATCCGGCATCTTTGGAGAACGCAGCGTTGGAAAAGGAGGGCTATGA
- a CDS encoding branched-chain amino acid ABC transporter permease, whose product MKQIIDKWGKSIGIYLFLLILFPFVMPDEYYRSVGIIIGLQAIVTIGLCLVMGLAGQISLGQASFWGIGAYTSAVLTTKYGLPPFVGLIAAAVVPGLFAFILGRAIAGLQGYYLAMATLAFGYIVQIGITEWESVTGGANGMISIPQMTFFGGSELSMYFLIWGVVTCVLLFSLNLLNSRVGRAFRAIHKSEIAATSMGIDVRKFKLNAFVVSGMFAGISGGLYAHYMGILDPQPFGLHESIKFLTMVVIGGMTSIWGALIGTILIGFISEGLVLLSEVVPGLQGDVDTIVFGAILVLFIMFMPEGLVPRIRAAFEKGQAKKAKAMADEAQRKQQVERKAAT is encoded by the coding sequence ATGAAGCAGATCATTGATAAGTGGGGCAAAAGCATAGGAATCTACCTGTTTTTGCTGATTCTTTTCCCATTCGTTATGCCAGATGAATACTATCGATCCGTCGGAATTATTATCGGTCTTCAAGCAATCGTAACCATTGGGCTATGCCTCGTGATGGGGCTGGCTGGACAAATTTCGCTAGGGCAAGCCTCGTTTTGGGGGATAGGCGCCTATACGTCGGCTGTATTGACGACGAAGTACGGTCTGCCGCCATTTGTTGGACTCATTGCTGCTGCGGTTGTTCCAGGGTTATTCGCCTTTATCCTCGGGCGGGCCATCGCGGGGCTGCAAGGCTACTACCTCGCGATGGCAACTCTCGCATTTGGCTACATCGTCCAGATCGGGATTACGGAATGGGAGTCGGTCACAGGGGGAGCAAACGGGATGATCAGCATTCCACAAATGACTTTCTTCGGTGGAAGCGAGCTGTCCATGTACTTTCTGATTTGGGGAGTCGTCACCTGTGTGCTGCTCTTCTCACTCAATCTCTTGAATTCACGCGTCGGCAGGGCGTTTCGGGCGATTCACAAAAGTGAGATTGCCGCGACCTCGATGGGAATTGATGTCCGCAAGTTCAAGCTGAATGCCTTTGTGGTAAGCGGCATGTTCGCGGGTATTTCCGGTGGCTTGTACGCCCATTACATGGGAATTCTCGATCCGCAGCCGTTCGGGCTGCACGAGTCGATCAAGTTTCTGACGATGGTCGTCATCGGCGGGATGACAAGCATCTGGGGCGCTTTGATCGGGACGATCCTGATTGGTTTTATCAGTGAGGGGCTGGTCCTCTTGAGTGAAGTGGTGCCGGGCTTGCAGGGGGATGTGGACACGATTGTATTCGGTGCGATTCTCGTGCTGTTCATCATGTTCATGCCAGAAGGATTGGTTCCGCGCATTCGGGCTGCTTTCGAAAAAGGGCAGGCGAAAAAGGCAAAGGCCATGGCTGACGAAGCACAGCGAAAGCAGCAGGTGGAAAGGAAGGCTGCAACATGA
- a CDS encoding ABC transporter ATP-binding protein encodes MTTLLDVQKLSRDFGGVRAVNQVDFQVREGEILALIGPNGAGKSTVLNMVSGVIPPSEGEIRFSSQPLIRVPGYEYAGLGITRTFQNLQTFDDMTVLENVMVGMHTKTSASLFSCGMNLAKSRKEEKLMQEQAQTWIENVGLAEEASSQAGSLPYGKLRLMEIARAMVAKPRLLLLDEPAAGLNHTETAEMSRMFCEIRDNGTAILLVEHDMDMIMTIADRIVVLDQGSKIAEGTPREIQENPRVIAAYLGAE; translated from the coding sequence ATGACAACACTTTTGGATGTGCAAAAGCTCTCTCGTGATTTTGGCGGTGTACGGGCAGTGAATCAAGTAGATTTTCAGGTGCGGGAAGGAGAAATCCTCGCGCTGATCGGTCCGAACGGCGCTGGAAAAAGCACCGTGCTCAACATGGTGTCGGGTGTGATCCCGCCTTCGGAAGGTGAGATTCGCTTCAGCAGCCAGCCGTTGATACGTGTGCCAGGCTATGAATATGCCGGATTGGGCATCACGAGAACCTTTCAAAACCTCCAGACCTTTGACGATATGACCGTCTTGGAAAACGTGATGGTCGGCATGCATACCAAGACAAGCGCGAGTCTCTTTTCCTGCGGCATGAATCTGGCAAAATCCCGTAAGGAAGAGAAGCTGATGCAGGAGCAGGCACAGACGTGGATAGAGAATGTAGGACTGGCCGAGGAAGCGTCCTCGCAGGCTGGGAGCTTGCCATACGGGAAGCTGCGGCTGATGGAGATTGCCCGCGCGATGGTAGCCAAGCCGCGGTTGCTCTTGCTGGACGAGCCTGCTGCGGGCCTGAATCATACCGAGACGGCGGAGATGAGCCGCATGTTTTGCGAGATTCGCGACAATGGAACGGCTATTTTGCTAGTGGAGCATGACATGGACATGATCATGACGATTGCGGACCGCATCGTTGTATTGGATCAAGGGTCAAAAATCGCAGAAGGAACCCCGCGTGAGATTCAGGAAAACCCGCGAGTGATTGCGGCGTATCTGGGTGCAGAATGA
- a CDS encoding ABC transporter ATP-binding protein, whose product MGKAVLTVDNITARYGPVEVLHGITLQVNEGEIVSLLGANGAGKTTLLNCICGLHGDMEGKIWFRGADITRVPAELVVPRGMAHVPERRQIFSTLTVEDNLWLGASHRMPKTSKKEIAKEMETVYERFPILAERKWQLGGTLSGGQQQMLAIGRALLSRPQLLLLDEPSLGLAPLIAKEILTIVQEIRSEWGTTVLLVEQNARAALAISDRAYVLSTGTVMLEGKADEISTDPRVQSAYLGSSHEAV is encoded by the coding sequence ATGGGGAAGGCAGTCCTTACAGTAGACAACATCACGGCTCGCTACGGTCCGGTGGAAGTGCTGCACGGGATTACTCTGCAAGTGAACGAAGGTGAGATCGTCTCTCTATTGGGTGCAAATGGAGCAGGCAAAACGACACTCTTGAACTGTATCTGCGGTCTGCACGGCGACATGGAAGGCAAGATTTGGTTTCGTGGCGCGGACATTACGCGAGTTCCTGCGGAGCTGGTGGTACCTCGGGGCATGGCGCATGTACCGGAGCGCAGACAAATTTTTTCGACGCTGACCGTGGAGGACAATTTGTGGCTGGGTGCTTCGCATCGGATGCCCAAAACGAGTAAAAAGGAAATTGCTAAAGAAATGGAGACGGTGTATGAACGTTTCCCGATTTTGGCAGAGCGGAAATGGCAGCTCGGAGGAACGCTTTCCGGGGGGCAGCAGCAGATGCTCGCCATTGGCAGGGCGCTCTTGTCTCGCCCGCAGCTCCTCTTGTTGGACGAGCCTTCGCTAGGACTAGCTCCGCTGATTGCCAAAGAAATCCTGACGATTGTGCAGGAGATTCGCTCGGAATGGGGCACCACGGTTCTACTAGTCGAGCAAAATGCTCGTGCAGCGCTCGCTATTTCCGACCGGGCATACGTACTCAGTACGGGGACTGTCATGCTGGAAGGGAAGGCAGACGAAATTAGCACTGATCCGCGTGTACAATCCGCTTATTTGGGAAGCTCTCACGAAGCAGTGTAG
- a CDS encoding ABC transporter substrate-binding protein codes for MKKQTFKKWLFPAAVASLVFLSACGGGATPAAESGTGGASKDPIKVGAIFSLTGPNSPLGVPEKQAVELLVKEINGAGGVDGRPLEVIFEDDKSDNTEAVKAIKKLASKEKVVAVLGSSGSGPSLGMAEYAAAEKLPLISMAAADQITNPVRAGIYKTPHTDVHGTKRIFKYLKEKGITKIATLNDSNPYGSGWTTQLQKHAPEYGITIVAEEKYGTKDPSMSSQLTKIKGTDAQALIVAGTNPGPATIVKEAKQLNLTIPIISSHGSANSKFLELIGDAGEGVLMVAGKLLIPEQVAADDPQSAIIKKFVDGYQAAYNTHPDGFAGYGYDGLNLLVEGLKQAGGDTSKLGEVLEKVKYVGVTGEFKFTADDHNGLTEDSMIMVEVKDGKFQLVK; via the coding sequence ATGAAAAAACAAACATTCAAGAAATGGCTATTTCCAGCAGCAGTCGCTTCGCTCGTATTCTTGAGCGCCTGTGGAGGCGGCGCTACGCCAGCAGCGGAATCAGGCACTGGTGGCGCCAGCAAGGACCCGATCAAGGTCGGCGCTATTTTCTCGCTGACTGGTCCGAACAGTCCGCTCGGCGTACCGGAGAAGCAAGCGGTAGAGCTATTGGTAAAAGAAATCAATGGCGCAGGCGGAGTAGATGGCCGACCGTTGGAAGTCATTTTTGAAGACGACAAGTCTGACAATACGGAAGCGGTAAAAGCAATCAAAAAACTCGCTTCGAAAGAAAAGGTCGTAGCCGTCCTCGGTTCCTCAGGCAGTGGTCCGTCTCTCGGGATGGCTGAGTATGCCGCAGCAGAAAAGCTCCCGCTGATCTCGATGGCAGCCGCAGACCAAATCACCAATCCAGTTCGTGCTGGTATCTACAAAACACCGCACACGGACGTACACGGAACGAAGCGTATTTTCAAATATTTGAAGGAAAAAGGTATTACGAAAATTGCTACGCTCAATGACAGCAATCCATACGGAAGTGGCTGGACCACGCAATTGCAAAAACATGCGCCTGAATACGGCATCACGATTGTAGCCGAAGAAAAATACGGCACAAAAGATCCGTCCATGAGCTCCCAATTGACCAAGATCAAAGGGACTGATGCGCAGGCACTGATTGTGGCAGGTACGAACCCAGGACCCGCTACAATTGTGAAGGAAGCCAAGCAACTGAACCTCACTATTCCGATCATTAGCAGCCATGGCTCCGCGAACAGCAAATTCCTCGAATTGATTGGAGACGCAGGCGAGGGTGTCCTGATGGTAGCTGGAAAACTGCTCATTCCTGAACAAGTAGCGGCAGACGATCCGCAATCTGCGATCATCAAAAAATTCGTGGATGGCTATCAAGCTGCCTACAATACACACCCAGACGGCTTCGCGGGATACGGATACGACGGCTTGAATTTGCTCGTGGAAGGCTTGAAGCAAGCAGGCGGTGACACCTCCAAACTGGGTGAAGTATTGGAAAAGGTGAAATACGTAGGGGTAACCGGAGAATTCAAGTTCACGGCTGATGATCATAACGGTCTGACAGAAGATAGCATGATCATGGTTGAGGTGAAGGATGGGAAATTCCAGCTCGTTAAATAA
- a CDS encoding methyl-accepting chemotaxis protein, with amino-acid sequence MSQLLNSVLMVAPILQKAFLSECMVGVTDKEKFLAYYPAKGLNLGIRVGDELRSGSINATAVKEGKRVVKKISKEIYGIPYIAVGYPLVENGQVVGCLATGVTTDQEDRLHGLAQNLTDALENIAQHTESLAKDADHLAQASHTLSDAAGQLGMKIAETTYINELIRNISTRSNVLGLNAVLEAARAGSAGRGFSVVAEEIRQLSQTTATSAKGIFSLLDEMNALVGTVTGEMEKTMNHSMQQSTRIQELDAVMQELRHMAEQLKKAAEITGRGE; translated from the coding sequence ATGTCTCAGTTGCTGAATAGCGTCTTAATGGTTGCACCGATTTTACAAAAGGCATTTTTGTCCGAATGTATGGTCGGAGTCACTGACAAAGAGAAGTTTCTCGCCTATTATCCAGCAAAGGGCTTGAACCTGGGGATTCGAGTAGGGGACGAATTGCGCTCGGGGAGCATCAATGCGACAGCTGTAAAAGAGGGCAAGCGGGTCGTGAAGAAGATTTCCAAAGAGATCTACGGCATTCCTTATATTGCAGTCGGTTATCCGCTTGTCGAAAACGGGCAAGTAGTCGGTTGCTTGGCGACAGGCGTGACGACCGATCAAGAGGATCGCTTGCATGGCTTGGCCCAAAACTTGACGGACGCGCTGGAAAATATCGCTCAGCACACAGAAAGTTTGGCAAAGGACGCAGACCATTTGGCACAAGCGAGCCACACGCTGAGTGATGCAGCTGGTCAATTAGGGATGAAAATTGCAGAAACGACCTATATCAACGAATTGATCCGTAATATTTCAACGCGCTCCAATGTACTCGGCTTGAATGCTGTCCTTGAAGCAGCTCGTGCAGGTTCTGCTGGTCGCGGCTTTTCCGTGGTCGCAGAGGAAATCCGTCAGCTTTCCCAGACGACCGCTACTTCAGCGAAGGGTATTTTCAGTCTATTAGATGAAATGAATGCACTCGTAGGGACGGTAACGGGCGAAATGGAGAAGACGATGAATCACAGCATGCAGCAGTCAACGCGAATACAGGAGCTGGACGCAGTCATGCAAGAGCTGCGGCACATGGCCGAGCAGTTGAAAAAGGCAGCAGAAATAACTGGGCGCGGAGAATAG
- the paaA gene encoding 1,2-phenylacetyl-CoA epoxidase subunit PaaA: protein MQMRLEHADLTENEKLEAFLARIERGEKIEADDWMPDDYRNQLIKLISMHGISEIMGALPEKEWVPKAPTLRRKLAIMAKVQDEMGHGQLLLRVAEDLLEPLGKTREDIMNDLFSKRLKFHNVFHMEAPTWADAGVIGWLVDGAAIITQTMSLDTSYAPYARALHRICAEEKFHAQHGESIVLELAEGTDEQRQMLQDAIHRWWPALLMFFGPPENGNITSNQESNMRYKIRTQTNEELRQIFLEKYLPRIFHLGFTVPDDTIYFDEAEDKWVYQQPDWEEFKQIVKGNGPRSAHRLNLRVMSYEETKWVRDAIMSYGRQVG from the coding sequence ATGCAAATGAGGCTCGAACATGCCGATCTGACTGAAAACGAAAAGTTGGAAGCGTTTTTAGCGAGAATCGAACGCGGGGAAAAAATAGAGGCAGACGATTGGATGCCAGACGACTATCGCAACCAGTTGATCAAGCTGATTTCGATGCATGGCATCAGTGAGATCATGGGTGCCTTGCCTGAGAAAGAATGGGTACCAAAGGCGCCGACACTGCGCAGAAAGTTGGCGATTATGGCGAAGGTCCAGGACGAGATGGGGCATGGTCAATTGCTGCTTCGCGTCGCGGAAGACTTGCTTGAGCCATTGGGCAAGACGCGCGAGGATATCATGAACGATTTGTTTTCAAAAAGACTGAAATTTCACAATGTATTCCACATGGAAGCGCCTACCTGGGCTGATGCTGGTGTGATTGGCTGGCTGGTTGACGGAGCGGCTATCATTACGCAAACGATGTCCCTTGATACATCTTATGCACCTTATGCCCGCGCTCTGCATCGGATCTGTGCGGAAGAAAAGTTCCACGCCCAACACGGGGAGAGCATTGTCTTGGAGCTGGCAGAGGGCACCGATGAACAGCGCCAAATGCTGCAAGATGCTATCCATCGCTGGTGGCCAGCGCTCTTGATGTTTTTCGGACCACCGGAAAACGGCAATATAACGAGCAATCAGGAATCCAACATGCGCTACAAGATTCGTACACAGACCAATGAAGAATTGCGCCAAATATTCCTGGAAAAGTATTTGCCGCGTATTTTCCACCTCGGCTTCACAGTGCCAGACGATACGATTTACTTCGACGAGGCAGAAGACAAATGGGTCTACCAACAGCCTGACTGGGAAGAGTTCAAGCAAATCGTCAAGGGGAACGGACCACGCTCCGCTCACCGTCTGAATCTTCGGGTAATGTCTTATGAGGAAACCAAATGGGTGCGCGATGCGATTATGTCGTACGGCCGACAAGTAGGGTAG
- the paaB gene encoding 1,2-phenylacetyl-CoA epoxidase subunit PaaB has product MSNENFFIYEVFSQKTVNAPFVQQFSLLAPNKEVALSMARENFLRREPCFNLWVVKRDDIFGLPPEERPFLERLDNKSYRETKGYGDLQSRWRHHREQYEDKQKHAGNGS; this is encoded by the coding sequence ATGAGCAACGAAAACTTTTTCATATACGAAGTATTTAGCCAAAAAACCGTAAATGCTCCGTTCGTCCAACAGTTCAGTTTGTTGGCACCCAATAAAGAAGTTGCTTTGAGCATGGCGAGGGAGAATTTCCTGCGCCGTGAGCCTTGTTTTAATTTGTGGGTAGTCAAGCGCGACGACATTTTTGGACTGCCGCCAGAGGAGCGTCCTTTCCTGGAAAGACTCGACAACAAGAGCTATCGGGAGACCAAAGGATACGGCGATTTGCAGTCGAGATGGCGCCACCATCGTGAGCAGTACGAAGATAAACAGAAGCATGCAGGCAACGGCAGTTAA
- the paaC gene encoding 1,2-phenylacetyl-CoA epoxidase subunit PaaC — translation MGDRLHVETVEAAKQNPAFAKALTDLLFQLADDDFLLAYRGSEWLGLAPHIEEDVAFSSMSQDMMGHAVMFYEMLEQLGVGKADDLAQLREAKAFSNAILVERKNGEGEYNDHPHYDWAYAIVRSYVYGLYKQVRLEALTQSSYAPLALVSRKMMTEHRYHLMHWQVWLKQLANSTPDARQRLVAAIAEVWKDAGELPHLGPNQLDIVQFGLIAEEEQLKQKWLTLTKDIFEKAGLDWPGEPGVPQESGRHGEHTADLVQALATLSEVYRIDPAAGW, via the coding sequence ATGGGCGACCGTTTACATGTAGAAACAGTGGAAGCAGCAAAACAAAACCCGGCATTTGCAAAAGCCTTGACAGACCTGTTGTTCCAGCTTGCTGATGACGATTTTCTATTGGCTTATCGCGGATCGGAATGGCTTGGGCTTGCTCCGCATATTGAAGAAGATGTGGCTTTTTCATCCATGTCTCAGGATATGATGGGCCATGCCGTGATGTTTTATGAAATGCTGGAGCAACTAGGGGTGGGAAAAGCAGACGATCTCGCACAGCTGCGCGAGGCGAAGGCGTTCTCCAATGCGATCTTGGTAGAGCGTAAAAACGGCGAGGGCGAATACAACGATCATCCGCATTACGATTGGGCTTATGCGATTGTTCGCAGCTATGTGTACGGCTTATACAAGCAGGTTCGCTTGGAGGCTCTTACGCAGTCGTCATACGCACCACTCGCGCTGGTCAGTCGCAAAATGATGACAGAGCATCGCTATCATCTGATGCACTGGCAAGTTTGGTTGAAGCAATTGGCGAACAGTACGCCTGATGCGCGTCAGAGGCTTGTGGCAGCCATTGCAGAAGTTTGGAAGGATGCCGGGGAGCTGCCTCATCTAGGACCAAACCAGCTCGATATCGTTCAATTTGGCCTGATTGCAGAAGAAGAGCAACTGAAACAAAAATGGCTGACACTGACCAAAGACATTTTCGAAAAAGCAGGACTTGACTGGCCGGGTGAGCCAGGTGTGCCACAAGAGAGCGGCCGTCACGGTGAACATACTGCTGATCTGGTTCAAGCTTTGGCTACCTTGTCTGAAGTGTATCGCATTGATCCGGCTGCAGGCTGGTAA
- the paaD gene encoding 1,2-phenylacetyl-CoA epoxidase subunit PaaD, which translates to MAQEELQLHEGLEATCWELLQQVTDPEIPVISMVEMGMIHKVRVEADVVHVEVLPTFVGCPALEIMKRNITEKLVEAEGINQVQVTFVYDPAWTSDRIALDARDKLKSFGIAPPPLDFKPGDTWEVACPYCDSPYTRMENLFGPAACRSILYCRHCKNPFEALKPIY; encoded by the coding sequence ATGGCGCAAGAAGAACTGCAACTGCATGAAGGGCTTGAAGCGACATGCTGGGAACTGCTGCAGCAAGTAACGGATCCCGAAATTCCGGTGATCAGCATGGTGGAGATGGGGATGATTCATAAAGTGCGCGTCGAGGCAGACGTCGTACACGTCGAGGTGCTCCCTACCTTTGTCGGCTGTCCGGCACTCGAGATCATGAAGAGGAACATCACAGAAAAGCTGGTGGAGGCAGAAGGAATCAATCAGGTTCAGGTAACGTTCGTTTACGATCCGGCCTGGACATCTGATCGTATTGCTCTGGATGCTCGTGATAAGCTGAAAAGCTTTGGCATCGCGCCGCCACCGCTTGACTTCAAACCGGGAGATACATGGGAAGTGGCCTGTCCCTACTGTGATTCCCCGTATACACGAATGGAAAATTTGTTTGGCCCTGCAGCTTGTCGAAGTATTTTGTATTGCCGGCACTGCAAAAATCCGTTTGAGGCCCTAAAACCAATTTATTGA
- a CDS encoding NAD-dependent succinate-semialdehyde dehydrogenase: MGEYKQMFINGEWVTAESGESIQITNPATGETVGTVTFGDGRDANKAIDAAHQAFASWSRLTARERAKYLYNLSELVKNNRDELAGIISAEMGKPLGEAKGEVLGAADNFVWYAEEAKRVNGETIPSSVANKRIMVLRQPVGVVGAITPWNFPVNMVARKIAPALAAGCTVVLKPAESTPLSAIRMFELIEQAGFPKGVVNLVIGNPESIGKEFIDNPKLSKIGFTGSTRVGKLLMEGAAKQVKRVSMELGGHAPFIVFPDADLDAAVKGLFESKFRNSGQMCICTNRLYVHEDVADAFTEKLVERLKRAKVGDGRQKETEIGPLVNERALNKVLEHIEDAKDKGGQVVYGGNRLVEGDYAKGFYCEPTLIAGVTTDMKISFEETFGPVVPLVRFTEEADVVQKANDTRYGLAAYVYTRDNQRCFRMAELLEYGIVGINDGSPTQTQAPFGGFKESGIGREGGRYGMDEYLETKFVSFGL; the protein is encoded by the coding sequence ATGGGAGAGTACAAGCAAATGTTCATTAATGGAGAATGGGTAACGGCCGAGAGTGGCGAGTCCATTCAGATTACGAATCCTGCTACAGGTGAAACAGTTGGAACAGTAACCTTCGGCGATGGTCGAGATGCCAACAAGGCTATCGACGCTGCTCATCAGGCATTTGCTAGCTGGTCTCGACTGACTGCTCGCGAGCGCGCCAAATATTTGTACAACTTGTCCGAGCTGGTGAAAAACAATCGGGATGAATTGGCGGGCATCATTTCTGCTGAAATGGGCAAGCCTTTGGGCGAGGCAAAAGGCGAAGTGCTGGGTGCCGCTGATAACTTTGTCTGGTACGCAGAAGAAGCCAAGCGTGTCAACGGAGAAACGATCCCATCCTCCGTTGCGAACAAGCGCATCATGGTGCTTCGTCAGCCGGTAGGGGTGGTAGGGGCGATTACCCCGTGGAACTTCCCGGTGAACATGGTTGCACGCAAGATCGCTCCGGCTTTGGCAGCAGGCTGCACGGTGGTTTTAAAGCCAGCAGAAAGCACGCCGCTGTCTGCGATTCGCATGTTTGAGCTGATTGAGCAGGCTGGCTTTCCAAAAGGCGTCGTAAACCTCGTCATTGGAAATCCGGAATCGATTGGGAAGGAATTCATCGACAATCCGAAGCTCTCCAAAATCGGATTTACAGGCTCCACTCGTGTCGGCAAGCTGCTGATGGAAGGCGCGGCGAAGCAAGTGAAGCGCGTCAGCATGGAGCTTGGTGGTCACGCACCGTTCATCGTATTCCCGGATGCCGATCTGGATGCAGCCGTAAAAGGTCTGTTCGAGAGCAAATTCCGCAACTCCGGTCAAATGTGCATTTGTACGAACCGCCTGTATGTCCACGAGGATGTCGCAGATGCGTTTACAGAAAAGCTGGTAGAGCGTCTGAAGCGTGCGAAGGTAGGAGATGGCCGCCAGAAAGAAACTGAGATCGGTCCACTAGTGAACGAGCGTGCTTTGAACAAGGTGCTCGAGCATATCGAGGACGCCAAGGACAAAGGCGGGCAAGTGGTATACGGCGGAAATCGTTTGGTTGAAGGTGATTATGCGAAGGGCTTCTATTGCGAACCGACCTTGATTGCGGGCGTTACAACCGATATGAAAATCTCCTTCGAAGAAACGTTCGGCCCTGTCGTTCCACTCGTGCGTTTTACAGAGGAAGCGGATGTCGTACAGAAAGCAAACGACACACGTTACGGTTTGGCTGCTTATGTATACACCCGCGATAATCAGCGTTGCTTCCGTATGGCTGAGCTCCTCGAATACGGAATCGTTGGGATCAATGACGGATCGCCTACGCAGACACAAGCACCGTTTGGCGGTTTCAAGGAAAGCGGTATCGGTCGTGAGGGTGGCCGCTATGGAATGGATGAGTATTTGGAAACAAAGTTCGTTTCCTTTGGACTGTAA
- a CDS encoding cytochrome c oxidase assembly protein, translating into MGNVHQMHEMSSATGSATFSDLWSPDVMLLSLLVTTAYFLVTGPMHKRFENATPATGKQRLLFVLAIVLFYTAQGSPISYYGHHYMFSLHMLQQSILYFALPPLMLLAMPEWLLAKIFRPKALKLILNSLTHPLVAALFFNSLFSFYHVPFIFDAVAINHEWMTFYHVILVIAAFAMWWPIVSPLSDNKRQLAGLKKLSYVFANGVLITPACALIIFASEPLYATYIASPQLFQSLDAFNDQRLGGIIMKLVQELVYGCVLAYVFYHWYKAEKQDDMPMDQSFGAEKPTF; encoded by the coding sequence TTGGGAAATGTACATCAAATGCACGAGATGTCATCGGCTACCGGATCAGCAACCTTTTCGGATTTATGGAGTCCGGATGTGATGCTTTTGTCGTTGCTCGTGACTACTGCCTACTTTCTCGTAACCGGTCCAATGCATAAACGTTTTGAAAACGCTACACCGGCGACTGGCAAGCAAAGATTGCTTTTTGTGCTGGCAATCGTGTTGTTTTATACCGCACAAGGAAGCCCTATCAGTTATTACGGCCATCATTACATGTTTAGTTTGCACATGCTTCAACAATCGATCTTGTACTTTGCTCTACCACCGCTCATGCTTCTGGCAATGCCTGAATGGCTTTTGGCCAAGATTTTTCGTCCGAAAGCGTTGAAGCTTATCCTAAACTCTTTGACACATCCGTTAGTGGCAGCGCTGTTTTTTAACTCACTGTTTTCGTTTTACCATGTTCCGTTTATTTTTGATGCCGTCGCGATCAACCATGAGTGGATGACGTTTTATCATGTCATTCTCGTGATTGCCGCATTTGCGATGTGGTGGCCGATTGTGAGTCCGTTGTCTGATAACAAGCGACAACTGGCCGGATTGAAAAAACTGTCGTATGTTTTTGCAAACGGTGTCTTGATTACGCCAGCCTGTGCGCTGATTATTTTTGCCTCGGAACCCCTGTATGCTACGTATATAGCTTCTCCACAGCTATTCCAAAGCCTCGACGCGTTTAACGATCAGCGACTTGGCGGAATCATTATGAAGCTAGTACAGGAGCTTGTTTACGGCTGTGTGCTGGCCTATGTCTTCTACCATTGGTACAAGGCAGAGAAGCAGGATGACATGCCAATGGATCAATCTTTTGGTGCTGAAAAGCCGACTTTTTAA